In Staphylococcus lloydii, the following proteins share a genomic window:
- the rplV gene encoding 50S ribosomal protein L22: MEAKAVARTIRIAPRKVRLVLDLIRGKNAGEAIAILKLTNKASSPVVEKLLMSALANAEHNYDMNTDELVVKEAYANEGPTLKRFRPRAQGRASAINKRTSHITIVVSDGKEEAKEA, from the coding sequence ATGGAAGCAAAAGCGGTTGCTAGAACAATAAGAATCGCACCTCGTAAAGTTAGATTAGTATTAGATCTAATCAGAGGTAAAAACGCTGGAGAAGCTATTGCTATTTTAAAATTAACTAACAAAGCTTCATCACCAGTTGTTGAAAAATTATTAATGTCCGCTTTAGCAAATGCTGAACATAACTATGACATGAATACAGATGAATTAGTTGTTAAAGAAGCTTATGCTAATGAAGGACCAACATTAAAACGTTTCCGTCCACGTGCACAAGGTCGTGCAAGTGCGATTAACAAACGTACAAGCCACATTACAATCGTCGTAAGTGACGGTAAAGAAGAAGCTAAAGAAGCTTAA
- a CDS encoding GNAT family N-acetyltransferase: MTIVNVNDIDQIKSFIESANYEMASYLYKLPQAHNQFDAFLKDVIDNPGVYAIQNDEDELTMLLMAFPYENNKYKVIGPLINPNVEYTIEEFDSLFQAMVNDHPDSANFSFSFEKAQQHFQLPMKAIGASYNFTDYYLETATDVGEIGPTQNITEYHPAYFRSFNKLHQNTFTHNVMTGSEIIDSLEDNNHLFMFMSEGLLKGYVYLQIFENQQTAEIKYFASHADYRFKGIAFELLKYVLHFAFQNYNVKKIYFKIRSKNNKLVARFNELGFNVNHEYKKYKFVKAYL, from the coding sequence ATGACTATAGTTAATGTTAACGATATAGATCAAATAAAATCTTTTATAGAATCCGCAAATTATGAAATGGCATCTTATTTATATAAACTTCCTCAAGCACATAATCAATTCGATGCATTTCTCAAAGACGTTATTGATAATCCTGGTGTCTACGCAATTCAAAACGACGAGGATGAATTAACGATGCTATTAATGGCTTTTCCTTATGAAAACAACAAATATAAAGTCATTGGGCCACTAATCAACCCTAATGTAGAATATACAATCGAGGAATTTGATAGTTTATTCCAGGCAATGGTCAACGATCATCCCGATAGTGCTAACTTTAGCTTTTCTTTTGAAAAAGCACAGCAACACTTTCAATTACCTATGAAAGCAATAGGCGCATCGTATAATTTTACTGATTATTATTTAGAAACTGCTACTGACGTTGGGGAAATCGGCCCTACACAAAATATTACCGAATATCACCCTGCCTATTTTCGTTCATTTAATAAACTACATCAAAATACATTCACACATAACGTTATGACTGGCAGCGAAATTATTGATTCTTTAGAAGATAATAATCATCTATTTATGTTTATGTCAGAAGGTTTATTAAAAGGATATGTGTACTTACAAATATTTGAAAATCAACAAACGGCAGAGATTAAATATTTTGCGTCTCATGCCGATTATCGTTTTAAAGGTATAGCATTTGAATTATTAAAATATGTACTTCACTTCGCCTTCCAAAACTATAATGTAAAAAAAATATACTTTAAAATACGTAGTAAAAATAACAAACTGGTGGCACGTTTTAACGAACTTGGCTTTAATGTTAACCATGAATATAAAAAATATAAGTTTGTTAAAGCCTATCTGTAA
- the rplN gene encoding 50S ribosomal protein L14, whose product MIQQETRLKVADNSGAREVLTIKVLGGSGRKTANIGDVIVATVKNATPGGVVKKGEVVKAVVVRTKSGVRRNDGSYIKFDENACVIIRDDKGPRGTRIFGPVARELREGNFMKIVSLAPEVL is encoded by the coding sequence ATGATCCAACAAGAAACACGTCTAAAAGTAGCAGATAACTCTGGTGCTCGTGAAGTTCTTACAATCAAAGTATTAGGTGGATCTGGTCGTAAAACAGCTAATATCGGTGACGTTATTGTTGCTACTGTTAAAAATGCAACACCAGGTGGCGTTGTTAAAAAAGGCGAAGTAGTAAAAGCTGTTGTAGTACGTACTAAATCAGGTGTACGTCGTAATGACGGTTCATACATTAAATTTGATGAAAATGCATGTGTAATCATTCGTGACGACAAAGGCCCACGTGGTACTCGTATTTTCGGTCCGGTTGCTCGTGAATTACGTGAAGGAAACTTCATGAAAATCGTATCACTAGCTCCAGAAGTACTTTAA
- the rpsJ gene encoding 30S ribosomal protein S10 produces MAKQKIRIRLKAYDHRVIDQSAEKIVETAKRSGADVSGPIPLPTEKSVYTIIRAVHKYKDSREQFEQRTHKRLIDIVNPTPKTVDALMGLNLPSGVDIEIKL; encoded by the coding sequence ATGGCAAAACAAAAAATCAGAATCAGATTAAAAGCTTATGATCACAGAGTAATCGATCAATCAGCTGAGAAAATTGTTGAAACTGCGAAACGTTCTGGAGCAGATGTTTCTGGACCGATTCCATTACCAACTGAAAAATCAGTTTACACGATTATCCGTGCTGTGCATAAGTACAAAGATTCTCGTGAACAATTCGAACAACGTACTCATAAACGTTTGATTGACATTGTTAACCCAACACCAAAAACAGTTGATGCTCTTATGGGCTTAAACTTACCATCTGGTGTAGACATCGAAATTAAATTATAA
- the rplP gene encoding 50S ribosomal protein L16, which produces MLLPKRVKYRRQHRPKTTGRSKGGNYVTFGEYGLQATTTSWITSRQIESARIAMTRYMKRGGKVWIKIFPHTPYTKKPLEVRMGAGKGAVEGWVAVAKPGRILFEIAGVNEEVAREALRLASHKLPVKTKFVKREELGGETNES; this is translated from the coding sequence ATGTTACTACCAAAACGTGTAAAATATCGTCGTCAACATCGTCCTAAAACAACTGGTCGTTCTAAAGGCGGTAATTATGTAACATTTGGTGAGTATGGTTTACAAGCAACTACAACGTCTTGGATCACATCTCGTCAAATCGAATCAGCTCGTATTGCTATGACACGTTACATGAAACGTGGCGGGAAAGTTTGGATTAAAATCTTCCCACATACGCCATATACTAAAAAACCTTTAGAAGTACGTATGGGTGCTGGTAAAGGTGCTGTTGAAGGCTGGGTTGCAGTAGCAAAACCAGGTAGAATTTTATTTGAAATCGCAGGCGTTAACGAAGAAGTTGCGCGTGAAGCATTACGTTTAGCAAGTCACAAACTTCCTGTAAAAACTAAGTTTGTAAAACGTGAAGAATTGGGTGGTGAAACAAATGAAAGCTAA
- the rpmC gene encoding 50S ribosomal protein L29 — protein sequence MKAKEIRDLTTSEIEEQIKSSKEELFNLRFQLATGQLEETARIRTVRKTIARLKTVAREREIEQGKANQ from the coding sequence ATGAAAGCTAAGGAAATTAGAGACTTAACCACTTCAGAAATCGAAGAACAAATCAAATCTTCAAAAGAAGAGCTTTTTAACCTACGCTTTCAGTTAGCTACAGGTCAATTAGAGGAAACTGCACGTATTCGCACAGTAAGAAAAACGATTGCACGTCTAAAAACTGTTGCTCGTGAAAGAGAAATTGAACAAGGTAAAGCGAATCAATAA
- the rplW gene encoding 50S ribosomal protein L23, producing the protein MEARDVLKRPVITEKSSAAMAEDKYTFDVDTRANKTQVKIAVEEIFDVKVDNVNIINYKPKKKRMGRYQGYTNKRRVAIVKLKEGSIDLFN; encoded by the coding sequence ATGGAAGCAAGAGACGTTCTTAAGCGCCCCGTAATCACTGAAAAATCATCAGCTGCAATGGCTGAAGATAAATATACATTCGACGTAGATACTCGTGCTAACAAAACACAAGTTAAAATTGCTGTCGAAGAAATCTTTGATGTAAAAGTTGATAATGTAAACATCATCAACTACAAACCTAAGAAAAAACGTATGGGCCGTTACCAAGGCTATACAAACAAAAGACGCGTAGCAATTGTTAAATTAAAAGAAGGATCAATCGATCTATTCAACTAA
- the rplD gene encoding 50S ribosomal protein L4 encodes MANYDVLKVDGTKSGSVELNDAVFAIEPNTDVLFEAITLQRASLRQGTHAVKNRSAVRGGGRKPWRQKGTGRARQGTIRAPQWRGGGIVFGPTPRSYAYKMPKKMRRLALRSALSYKVQESALTVVDAFQLDAPKTKEFKTALSNLKQPKKVLVVTDSEDVNVELSARNIPGVQVTTAQGLNVLDITSADSVVITESAAKKVEEVLG; translated from the coding sequence ATGGCTAATTATGATGTATTAAAAGTAGACGGAACTAAATCAGGTTCAGTTGAATTAAATGATGCAGTTTTTGCAATCGAACCAAACACAGACGTTCTATTTGAAGCAATCACTTTACAACGTGCTTCATTACGCCAAGGTACTCATGCTGTTAAGAATCGTTCAGCAGTACGTGGTGGTGGACGTAAACCATGGAGACAAAAAGGTACAGGACGTGCGCGTCAAGGTACAATTCGTGCGCCACAATGGCGCGGTGGTGGTATCGTATTCGGACCAACACCTAGAAGTTATGCTTATAAAATGCCTAAGAAAATGCGTCGTTTAGCTTTACGTTCAGCATTATCTTACAAAGTACAAGAAAGTGCTTTAACAGTTGTAGATGCATTCCAATTAGATGCGCCTAAAACTAAAGAATTTAAAACTGCTCTTTCTAACTTAAAACAACCTAAAAAAGTATTAGTAGTTACAGACTCAGAAGATGTTAACGTTGAATTATCAGCTCGTAACATCCCAGGAGTACAAGTTACTACAGCTCAAGGGTTAAACGTATTAGACATAACAAGCGCTGACAGTGTAGTAATCACAGAATCAGCTGCTAAAAAAGTTGAGGAGGTGCTCGGATAA
- a CDS encoding NCS2 family permease produces the protein MKKYFKFKEHNTNFKKEILGGLTTFLSMAYILAVNPQVLSLAGVNGATASMKMDQGAIFVATALAAFVGSLFMGLIARYPIALAPGMGLNAFFAFTVVLTMGIPWQIGLTGVLFSGIFFAILTMTGLRETIINAIPHQMKMAVSAGIGLFITFVGLQSSGIIVKNKSTLVTLGHITDGTVLLTIFGIIVTVVMYVKKVPGAIFIGMILTSILGMCTGLIHTPSGIVGKIPSISPTFGAAFDAFKDPGQLFTVQFLIVILTFLFIDFFDTAGTLVAVATQAGIMKNNKLPRAGRALFSDSLATIVGAVFGTTTTTSYIESTAGVAVGARTGFASIITGFCFLLAIFFSPLIEIVTSAVTTPALVVVGVLMAANFAEIEWKKFEVAVPAFITIIMMPLSYSIATGIACGFVFYPITMLISKRHKEVHPMMYGLMVLFILYFIFVHG, from the coding sequence GTGAAAAAATACTTTAAGTTCAAGGAACATAACACCAACTTTAAAAAAGAAATTTTGGGCGGTTTAACTACATTTTTATCTATGGCTTATATTTTGGCCGTAAACCCACAAGTGTTAAGTTTAGCAGGCGTTAACGGTGCTACAGCAAGTATGAAAATGGACCAAGGTGCAATTTTTGTTGCCACAGCGTTAGCTGCTTTTGTTGGGTCGCTATTTATGGGATTAATTGCGAGGTATCCAATAGCCTTGGCACCAGGAATGGGATTAAATGCCTTTTTCGCATTCACTGTCGTATTAACAATGGGCATACCTTGGCAAATAGGATTAACTGGCGTACTCTTTTCTGGTATATTCTTTGCTATATTAACAATGACTGGCTTACGAGAAACGATTATTAACGCCATACCTCATCAAATGAAAATGGCAGTATCGGCTGGAATCGGTTTGTTTATAACGTTTGTTGGGCTTCAAAGTTCAGGCATTATTGTTAAAAATAAATCAACGTTAGTTACGTTAGGGCATATTACTGACGGAACAGTGTTACTTACTATATTTGGTATTATTGTTACTGTCGTGATGTACGTGAAGAAGGTACCAGGTGCGATTTTTATCGGTATGATATTAACATCTATCCTGGGAATGTGTACTGGCTTAATACATACACCTTCTGGCATTGTAGGGAAAATACCGAGCATTTCACCAACTTTTGGTGCAGCATTTGATGCCTTCAAAGATCCGGGTCAATTATTTACGGTGCAATTTTTAATCGTTATTTTAACTTTCCTATTTATTGACTTCTTTGATACGGCGGGTACACTTGTTGCAGTCGCTACCCAAGCTGGAATTATGAAGAATAATAAATTACCACGTGCAGGCAGAGCATTATTCTCAGATTCATTAGCAACAATTGTAGGTGCTGTTTTCGGTACAACGACGACTACGTCATATATTGAATCAACTGCAGGTGTTGCTGTAGGTGCAAGAACTGGCTTTGCTAGTATTATTACTGGTTTCTGTTTCTTACTTGCGATTTTCTTTAGTCCTTTAATCGAAATTGTAACGAGTGCCGTAACAACGCCAGCATTGGTAGTAGTTGGTGTATTAATGGCAGCCAATTTTGCTGAAATTGAATGGAAAAAATTCGAAGTAGCAGTACCAGCATTTATAACGATTATTATGATGCCATTATCATATTCAATTGCTACAGGTATAGCATGTGGATTCGTATTCTATCCAATAACAATGCTCATTTCTAAAAGACATAAAGAAGTGCATCCAATGATGTATGGTTTAATGGTATTGTTTATTCTTTACTTTATATTTGTTCATGGTTAA
- the rpsQ gene encoding 30S ribosomal protein S17 produces MSERNDRKVYVGRVVSDKMDKTVTVLVETYKTHKLYGKRVKYSKKYKTHDENNSAKLGDIVKIQETRPLSASKRFRLVEIVEESVII; encoded by the coding sequence GTGAGCGAAAGAAATGATCGTAAAGTTTATGTAGGTAGAGTCGTTTCAGATAAAATGGACAAAACTGTAACTGTACTTGTTGAAACATACAAAACACACAAATTGTACGGTAAACGAGTAAAATACTCTAAAAAATACAAAACTCATGATGAAAACAACTCAGCTAAGTTAGGGGACATCGTTAAGATTCAAGAGACTCGTCCTTTATCAGCTTCTAAACGTTTCCGTTTAGTTGAAATTGTTGAAGAATCAGTAATTATATAA
- the rpsC gene encoding 30S ribosomal protein S3 — MGQKINPIGLRVGVIRDWEAKWYAEKDFASLLHEDLKIRKFIDNALKEASVSHVDIERAANRINIAIHTGKPGMVIGKGGSEIEKLRNKLNALTDKKVHINVIEIKKVDLDAKLVAENIARQLENRASFRRVQKQAITRAMKLGAKGIKTQVSGRLGGADIARAEQYSEGTVPLHTLRADIGYAHAEADTTYGKLGVKVWIYRGEVLPTTKNTSEGGK, encoded by the coding sequence GTGGGTCAAAAAATTAATCCAATCGGACTTCGTGTCGGAGTAATCCGTGACTGGGAAGCTAAATGGTACGCAGAAAAAGACTTCGCTTCACTATTACATGAAGACTTAAAAATCCGTAAATTTATTGATAACGCATTAAAAGAAGCATCAGTTTCTCACGTTGACATCGAACGTGCTGCTAACCGTATCAACATCGCTATCCATACAGGTAAACCTGGAATGGTCATTGGTAAAGGCGGTTCTGAAATTGAAAAACTTCGTAATAAATTAAACGCATTAACAGACAAAAAAGTACACATTAACGTAATTGAAATCAAGAAGGTTGATTTAGACGCTAAATTAGTAGCTGAAAACATCGCACGTCAATTAGAAAACCGTGCTTCATTCCGTCGTGTACAAAAACAAGCTATTACTAGAGCTATGAAACTTGGTGCTAAAGGTATCAAAACTCAAGTATCTGGTCGTTTAGGCGGAGCAGACATCGCTCGTGCTGAACAATATTCAGAAGGAACTGTTCCACTTCATACATTACGTGCTGACATCGGTTATGCACACGCAGAAGCTGACACTACTTACGGTAAATTAGGTGTCAAAGTATGGATCTATCGTGGAGAAGTTCTTCCTACTACTAAGAACACTAGTGAAGGAGGAAAATAA
- the rplB gene encoding 50S ribosomal protein L2: protein MALKKYKPITNGRRNMTTLDFAEITKTTPEKSLLQPLPKKAGRNNQGKLTVRHHGGGHKRQYRVIDFKRNKDGITAKVDSIQYDPNRSANIALLVYADGEKRYIIAPKNLQVGQVLESGDNADIKVGNSLPLQFIPVGTVIHNIELKPGKGGQLARSAGASAQVLGKEGKYVLIRLRSGEVRMILSTCRATIGQVGNIQHELVNVGKAGRSRWKGVRPTVRGSVMNPNDHPHGGGEGRAPIGRPSPMSPWGKPTLGKKTRRGKKSSDKLIVRGRKKKK from the coding sequence ATGGCTCTAAAAAAATATAAGCCAATTACTAATGGTCGTCGTAATATGACTACGTTAGATTTCGCTGAAATCACGAAAACTACACCTGAAAAGTCATTATTACAACCGCTACCGAAAAAAGCGGGACGTAACAACCAAGGTAAATTGACAGTTCGCCACCATGGTGGAGGACACAAACGTCAATACCGTGTTATTGATTTTAAACGTAATAAAGATGGAATCACTGCTAAAGTTGATTCAATTCAATACGATCCAAACCGTTCAGCAAACATCGCATTATTAGTTTATGCTGATGGTGAAAAACGTTACATCATTGCTCCTAAAAACTTACAAGTAGGTCAAGTATTAGAGAGTGGTGACAATGCGGATATTAAAGTAGGTAACTCATTACCACTTCAATTCATCCCAGTAGGTACAGTAATTCACAATATCGAATTAAAACCTGGTAAAGGTGGACAACTTGCGCGTTCAGCAGGTGCTAGCGCACAAGTACTTGGTAAAGAAGGAAAATATGTTTTAATCAGATTAAGATCTGGCGAAGTTCGTATGATTCTTTCAACTTGCCGTGCAACTATTGGTCAAGTTGGTAATATCCAACATGAACTTGTAAACGTTGGTAAAGCAGGTCGTTCTAGATGGAAAGGCGTTCGCCCAACAGTTCGTGGTTCTGTAATGAACCCTAACGATCACCCACACGGTGGTGGTGAAGGACGTGCTCCTATCGGTAGACCATCTCCAATGTCACCTTGGGGTAAACCTACGCTTGGTAAGAAAACACGTCGTGGTAAGAAATCATCAGATAAACTTATCGTACGTGGACGTAAGAAGAAAAAATAA
- the rplC gene encoding 50S ribosomal protein L3: protein MTKGILGRKIGMTQVFGENGELIPVTVVEAGQNVVLQKKTEEVDGYNAIQVGFEDKKAYKKNSKTNKYASKPAEGHAKKADTAPKRFIREFRNVNVDEYEVGQEVSVDKFETGDIIDVTGVSKGKGFQGAIKRHGQARGPMAHGSHFHRAPGSVGMASDASRVFKGQKMPGRMGGNTVTVQNLEVVQVDADNNVILVKGNVPGPKKGLLEISTSIKQGNK, encoded by the coding sequence ATGACCAAAGGAATCTTAGGAAGAAAAATCGGGATGACACAAGTATTCGGTGAAAACGGAGAATTAATCCCAGTAACAGTAGTAGAAGCAGGTCAAAACGTTGTATTACAAAAGAAAACTGAAGAAGTTGATGGATACAACGCAATTCAAGTAGGCTTTGAAGATAAAAAAGCTTACAAGAAAAACAGTAAAACTAACAAATATGCTAGTAAACCAGCTGAAGGTCATGCTAAAAAAGCTGACACAGCACCTAAGCGCTTCATTCGTGAATTCAGAAACGTTAACGTTGATGAATACGAAGTAGGTCAAGAAGTCTCAGTTGATAAATTTGAAACTGGCGACATCATTGATGTAACAGGCGTATCTAAAGGTAAAGGTTTCCAAGGCGCAATTAAACGTCATGGACAAGCACGTGGACCAATGGCTCACGGTTCTCATTTCCACAGAGCACCAGGTTCTGTAGGTATGGCTTCAGATGCGTCAAGAGTATTCAAAGGACAAAAAATGCCAGGACGTATGGGTGGAAATACTGTAACAGTACAAAACTTAGAAGTCGTTCAAGTAGATGCTGATAATAATGTAATTTTAGTAAAAGGTAATGTACCTGGACCTAAAAAAGGATTATTAGAAATCTCAACTTCAATTAAACAAGGTAATAAATAA
- the rpsS gene encoding 30S ribosomal protein S19, with protein sequence MARSIKKGPFVDDHLMKKVEAQGESEKKQVIKTWSRRSTIFPNFIGHTFAVYDGRKHVPVFVTEDMVGHKLGEFAPTRTFKGHAADDKKTRR encoded by the coding sequence ATGGCTCGTAGTATTAAAAAAGGACCTTTCGTCGATGATCATTTAATGAAAAAAGTCGAAGCTCAAGGCGAAAGCGAGAAAAAACAAGTAATCAAAACTTGGTCACGTCGTTCAACTATTTTCCCTAACTTCATCGGTCACACTTTCGCAGTATACGATGGACGTAAACATGTACCTGTATTCGTTACAGAAGATATGGTTGGTCACAAATTAGGTGAATTCGCTCCAACTCGTACATTCAAAGGACACGCTGCAGACGACAAAAAAACAAGAAGATAA
- a CDS encoding DNA topoisomerase III encodes MKSLILAEKPSVGKDIANALNITTSRNGYFENNNYIVTWALGHLVTNATPEQYDKNFKEWKLADLPIIPNKMKTVVINKTKKQFQTVQKLLQKDEVQNIIIATDAGREGELVARLILDKVHNKKPIKRLWISSVTKKAIVDGFKKLKDGRQFNQLYAAALARSEADWVVGINATRALTTKYDAQLSLGRVQTPTIKLVEMRQSEINNFTPETYFTLNINVGGLSCQCITPQQSTNKEVYQNIAANIKGQNAQVDSINRKRKKAFPPKLFNLTDLQQEAYKRYKYGPKETLNTLQQLYERHKLVTYPRTDANYLTDDMVSTIKDRLRALMATDYKSYAKAQMSQNYSVNDSFINNNKVSDHHAIIPTEVRPDMAALSPKEQKIYMMIGQRFLANLMPPQEYEAIELELSINEYKFVYKDKISTKLGFKALFNNEDQTFTLDSKWQQGANIKVSTVNVNEHETTPPSYFNEGSLLKAMESPQKFFKFDDNKHSKTLKEAGGIGTVATRADIIEKLFNINAIESKDGKIKVTNKGKQILELAPEQLTSPLLTAEWEDKLMMIEQGKYDAHKFMAEIKSFTEKIITTIKDSEQKYKHDNLTATECPTCGKFMLKVNTKNGSMLVCQDPNCKTKKNVQSKTNARCPNCHKKMTRFGTGKDATYRCVCGHTESQVQMDERHKNKKNDKVSKKDMKKYLNNDDSLENNPFQDALKGLKF; translated from the coding sequence ATGAAATCTTTAATTTTAGCTGAGAAACCCTCGGTAGGGAAAGATATTGCGAATGCTTTAAATATTACTACATCACGTAATGGATACTTTGAGAATAATAACTATATTGTAACATGGGCGTTAGGTCATTTAGTAACGAATGCTACTCCAGAACAATATGATAAAAACTTTAAAGAATGGAAATTAGCTGATTTACCTATTATTCCAAATAAAATGAAAACAGTAGTTATCAATAAAACAAAAAAGCAATTTCAAACTGTACAAAAATTACTTCAAAAAGATGAAGTCCAAAATATTATAATAGCTACAGATGCAGGTAGAGAAGGGGAATTAGTTGCACGTTTAATCCTAGATAAAGTGCATAATAAAAAACCAATCAAAAGATTGTGGATTAGTTCTGTTACTAAAAAGGCGATTGTTGATGGTTTTAAAAAATTAAAAGACGGGCGTCAATTTAACCAACTTTATGCAGCAGCATTAGCAAGAAGTGAAGCGGATTGGGTTGTAGGTATTAATGCAACAAGAGCTTTAACTACAAAATATGATGCGCAACTATCTTTAGGACGTGTACAAACACCTACTATTAAATTAGTAGAAATGAGACAATCCGAAATTAATAATTTCACCCCAGAAACTTATTTTACTTTAAATATTAATGTTGGCGGATTATCATGCCAATGTATAACACCTCAACAGTCAACAAATAAAGAAGTTTATCAAAATATTGCAGCTAATATTAAGGGTCAGAATGCTCAAGTAGATTCTATAAATAGGAAACGCAAGAAGGCTTTTCCGCCAAAGTTATTTAATTTAACTGATTTACAACAAGAGGCTTACAAACGATACAAATATGGGCCTAAAGAAACACTTAATACTTTGCAACAATTATATGAACGTCATAAGTTAGTTACTTATCCTCGTACGGATGCAAATTATTTAACTGATGACATGGTAAGTACTATTAAAGACAGATTAAGAGCGTTAATGGCAACTGATTACAAATCTTACGCTAAAGCTCAGATGAGTCAAAATTATAGTGTGAACGATAGCTTTATCAACAATAATAAAGTTTCAGACCACCATGCTATTATTCCAACTGAAGTGAGACCGGATATGGCAGCACTATCACCAAAAGAACAAAAGATTTATATGATGATAGGACAAAGATTTTTAGCAAACTTAATGCCTCCACAAGAATACGAAGCAATTGAATTAGAATTGTCTATCAACGAATATAAATTTGTTTATAAAGATAAAATTTCGACAAAACTAGGTTTTAAAGCACTATTTAACAATGAAGATCAAACATTCACATTAGACTCTAAATGGCAGCAAGGTGCGAATATAAAAGTAAGTACTGTAAATGTTAACGAACATGAAACAACACCACCTTCATACTTTAACGAGGGCTCATTATTAAAAGCTATGGAAAGTCCACAAAAATTCTTCAAGTTTGATGACAACAAACATAGTAAAACTTTAAAAGAAGCGGGTGGTATAGGGACGGTTGCAACGAGAGCTGATATTATAGAAAAACTGTTTAATATTAATGCGATTGAATCAAAAGACGGCAAAATTAAAGTGACTAATAAAGGAAAGCAAATATTAGAATTAGCTCCTGAACAACTTACATCGCCATTATTAACCGCAGAGTGGGAAGATAAATTAATGATGATTGAGCAAGGAAAATATGATGCTCATAAATTCATGGCAGAAATTAAATCATTTACTGAAAAAATTATAACTACTATTAAAGACAGTGAACAAAAATATAAACATGATAATCTTACAGCTACTGAATGTCCTACTTGTGGCAAATTTATGCTAAAAGTCAATACGAAAAATGGTTCGATGCTTGTATGCCAAGATCCAAATTGTAAGACCAAAAAGAATGTTCAATCTAAAACGAATGCGCGTTGTCCAAACTGTCATAAAAAAATGACCCGTTTCGGTACTGGAAAAGATGCAACATATAGATGTGTATGTGGTCACACAGAAAGTCAGGTACAAATGGATGAACGTCATAAAAATAAAAAGAATGACAAAGTTTCTAAAAAAGATATGAAAAAATATCTAAATAATGATGATAGTCTGGAAAACAATCCGTTCCAAGATGCGCTAAAAGGGTTGAAATTTTAA
- the rplX gene encoding 50S ribosomal protein L24: MHIKKGDNVKVIAGKDKGKEGKVVSTEPKKDRVVVEGVNVIKKHQKPTQFNPEGGILETEAAIHVSNVQLLDPKTNEPTRVGYKFEDGKKVRIAKKSGEEIKSNN, translated from the coding sequence ATGCATATCAAAAAAGGTGACAACGTAAAAGTTATCGCAGGTAAAGACAAAGGTAAAGAAGGCAAAGTAGTTTCTACTGAACCTAAAAAAGACCGTGTCGTTGTGGAAGGTGTTAACGTAATTAAAAAACACCAAAAACCAACTCAATTTAATCCTGAAGGTGGAATCTTAGAAACAGAGGCAGCAATCCATGTTTCTAACGTACAATTATTGGACCCTAAAACGAATGAACCAACACGTGTTGGATACAAATTCGAAGATGGCAAAAAAGTTCGTATCGCTAAAAAATCTGGCGAAGAAATCAAATCTAATAATTAA